Sequence from the Sphingobacteriaceae bacterium GW460-11-11-14-LB5 genome:
AAGTAATTTTTGATTCTTTAAGTGTATCAAAATTTAGCCATGCTGTTGTTTTACTTCCCAATGATTCATCCAAACCATACTTAAATGATCTTTTGAAAATCTTTCGAAAGGGACTTAAAACTAATTATGCTGTAAATGGGGCTAACGCGCATATATCAATAGGACGTGAACTGAGCTCGGCTCAAATTGATCAGGCAGCGCATTTGTATGGCAACATCAACTTAGAATTTAACTGTGATACAATTGCCATTCGTAAATTTGATAAAGTTAAACAACAATTTGTGGTAATTAATGAGTTTAAATTGTTGGGTAGCCCTTTAAATCATCATCAATATTCTTTGTTATAACTAGTTTATTTTGGTCATGAGCCGATTAATCTTGTTAATCGGCTCATGATTTGGCTTGTTTTTGAGCCGATTAATGCTTTTTTATAAGATCGTCATTCCCAACTTGATTGGGAATCTAAAGTTTATTGCATTAAGATTAGCTTCGCTGAGCACTGTGTGGTTCCCGCCTGCGCGGGAATGACGATCGATTATAGTTTGCGCTCGTTTCTAACGAGTATATCAGTAGCCTAGCGATTTAATCGTTTACTTGTTAAAACATAATTTTTATATTTAAACCATGATCCACTTTAAAGCAGAGATAGAACGTTTCGAAACCATGGGCGAAAAAACCGGCTGGAGTTATGTGTTTATCCCGGCAGCTTTGGCTAATGAAATTAAGCCCGACTGTAAAAAGAGTTTCAGGGTAAAAGGAAAGATAGATCAGCTGGAGATTAATGGAATGGCAACCATCCCAATGGGAGAGGGCGATTTTATTATTGCCCTGAAAGGTGAAGTCCGTAAACAATTAAGAAAAGAAGCTGGAGCAAGCGTCGAACTTTATTTAGAAGAAGATAAAGATTTTAAGATTGAAATGCCTGAGGATCTGGAAATCTGTTTATCAGAAGAGGAACATTTAATCCGGAACTTTTTAAAACAGCCTAAATCGCATCAAAACTATTACATCAACTGGATTAACCAGGCTAAAACCGAGCCCACACGCACCAAACGGATCGTAATGACGGTTAAAGCAATGGATAAAGGACAGGATTTTGGCGCAATGATCAGGGAATCGCAAGGTAAGGCTTAGTTTAAGTCTGTAGTCCTCAGTTCTTAGTCGTGAGTCGGGGAGATTGGTTAATACAAAATAGCCCGGCATACAGGCTGATAAGATTTGCTGATCAGCAATATATGGATCAAATTATAACGATGGACTATTAACTATATGCCATGGACTAAAGACTCTAGACTCCCGACTTCGGACTCCCAACTTCAGCCTTCCGACTATAATTTCTAAACCAGCTCCAAACCTTCATTTGTATTACCCCTAAAAAAGCTTCCCTGAAAATACGGGTACTCATTTTTGATGTGCCTTCGGTACGGTCGGTGAAGATGATTGGAACTTCGACTACTTTAAAGCCAAATTTAATGGCAGTAAATTTCATTTCGATCTGAAACGCATAACCAACAAATTTGATTTTATTTAATGGAATGGTTTCCAGCACAATTTTGCGGTAACATTTAAAGCCGGCAGTCGCATCCTGAATGTTGATCCGGGTAATCATACGCACATACATTGAAGCAAAATACGACATTAAAACCCTGCCCATTGGCCAGTTTACCACATTTACACCCTTAACATACCTGGAACCAATGGCTA
This genomic interval carries:
- a CDS encoding dolichyl-phosphate beta-D-mannosyltransferase, whose protein sequence is MSDSLVIIPTYNEKENIEKIIRKVFSLTQPFHVLIIDDGSPDGTAEIVKSLQDEYEGHLFIEERAGKQGLGTAYIYGFNWALQHDYAYIFEMDADFSHNPDDLSRLREACVNGADVAIGSRYVKGVNVVNWPMGRVLMSYFASMYVRMITRINIQDATAGFKCYRKIVLETIPLNKIKFVGYAFQIEMKFTAIKFGFKVVEVPIIFTDRTEGTSKMSTRIFREAFLGVIQMKVWSWFRNYSRKAEVGSPKSGV